The uncultured Desulfuromusa sp. genome has a segment encoding these proteins:
- the pilO gene encoding type 4a pilus biogenesis protein PilO has translation MLQKYPLISAVWAPNRGRIMVIGLLSLCVVAAYVVQSWVTEPNLLELRTEQSRLQQQVRQRQLEFANSGVPVSAAEQLDRNLQQFNQLIPQQADFSVFLGELFDWSQQADLKIHQINYQPKQDKETGFLRYGLSFSVKGEYAQIKKFIHLVENSRRIILIEKISLRGSSTSQKGQPQVDLQIELATYFQRGRA, from the coding sequence ATGCTGCAGAAATACCCCCTCATCAGCGCGGTGTGGGCACCTAATCGCGGTCGGATTATGGTGATCGGTCTTTTATCCCTTTGTGTTGTCGCAGCTTATGTCGTACAGAGCTGGGTGACAGAACCAAATCTACTGGAGTTAAGAACTGAACAATCCCGTTTGCAGCAACAGGTCCGCCAACGCCAGCTAGAATTTGCCAATAGTGGCGTCCCCGTTTCCGCCGCAGAGCAGCTTGACCGAAATCTTCAGCAGTTTAACCAATTGATTCCGCAGCAAGCCGATTTTTCGGTTTTTCTCGGTGAACTGTTCGATTGGTCGCAGCAGGCGGACTTAAAGATTCATCAGATCAATTATCAGCCCAAGCAGGATAAAGAAACCGGGTTTTTACGCTATGGGCTGAGTTTTTCGGTCAAAGGGGAGTATGCACAGATAAAAAAGTTTATCCATCTGGTGGAAAATTCCCGGCGAATTATCTTGATTGAAAAGATTTCTCTGAGAGGTTCTTCAACCAGTCAAAAGGGACAGCCGCAGGTTGATTTACAGATCGAACTGGCAACCTATTTTCAAAGGGGGAGAGCTTGA
- a CDS encoding PilN domain-containing protein has protein sequence MKLLINLASERHLNQLAVRLTLSVFMVLLLLVLAIEGSTYLKCRQLAQQYQTHLDALQEQLRGKQPQRLSAEELAEQQQAYHQAELLLQRDAFRWTVLFDRIEGLLPDGVSLRSFNPDYGKNSLLVTGVARNLPNLQELLDHFQAEAFHQVYLKNQVEVDVDDGHGGKRSALSFSLSVEGVF, from the coding sequence ATGAAACTGTTAATCAATCTCGCCAGTGAGCGCCACCTCAATCAACTAGCCGTCAGATTGACTCTTTCCGTTTTCATGGTGTTGTTGCTGCTCGTGCTTGCCATCGAAGGGAGCACTTATCTGAAATGCCGGCAACTGGCCCAGCAATATCAGACCCACCTTGATGCACTGCAGGAGCAACTGCGGGGCAAACAACCGCAGCGACTCAGTGCCGAAGAGCTTGCGGAACAACAACAAGCTTACCATCAGGCCGAGCTGCTGCTGCAGCGAGATGCTTTTCGCTGGACCGTTCTGTTTGACCGGATCGAAGGGCTACTTCCTGATGGCGTTAGTTTGCGCAGCTTCAACCCGGACTATGGCAAGAACAGCCTGCTGGTGACCGGTGTCGCAAGAAATTTACCAAACCTGCAGGAGCTTCTGGATCATTTCCAGGCAGAAGCGTTCCATCAGGTCTATCTGAAAAACCAGGTGGAAGTTGATGTTGACGATGGCCATGGTGGCAAACGCTCGGCTTTAAGCTTTTCTCTCAGTGTGGAAGGGGTGTTTTGA
- the pilM gene encoding pilus assembly protein PilM, whose amino-acid sequence MMRRTYLGLEICQQGLRAIAVQRRAKHIALVDGQNLALADGVIKPGFRELNIAQPDLFVHAVQELLTPLAKRDNRIAVALPDSAGQLFMLDIETPFKNWAEGAEMIRWQLKDRLPVPSNRVALDFQVLEEKESGQKKVLAAVTSKDVLTQYEELIEQAGYAAAVVDFHCLALYNAYRTKIDLGRDFILVGVDGGQLSLLIFVNQILIFSRLRRIHKDPRQVFQELNRTLVTYRHELPAFNRLAVYLHSDWFDQEALLKAVESVFDQDVQCLISPVSKLMNGHQLSFDGAEASGMAAALGVAERMITGDK is encoded by the coding sequence ATGATGCGGAGAACATATCTGGGGCTGGAAATCTGTCAGCAGGGGCTACGGGCCATCGCTGTGCAGCGACGAGCGAAGCATATCGCTCTGGTTGATGGCCAGAATCTGGCTCTGGCCGATGGTGTCATAAAACCAGGCTTTAGAGAACTGAACATCGCTCAACCTGACCTTTTTGTGCACGCAGTGCAAGAGTTATTAACGCCACTGGCAAAGCGGGATAACCGCATTGCTGTGGCTCTTCCTGACAGTGCTGGGCAACTGTTTATGTTGGATATAGAAACCCCCTTTAAAAACTGGGCTGAAGGGGCCGAGATGATCCGTTGGCAGTTAAAAGACCGGTTGCCGGTTCCGTCAAATCGCGTGGCATTGGATTTTCAGGTTTTAGAAGAAAAAGAATCTGGGCAGAAAAAAGTGCTTGCTGCAGTGACCAGCAAAGATGTCCTGACGCAGTATGAAGAGCTCATCGAGCAGGCCGGATATGCCGCTGCTGTTGTTGATTTCCATTGTCTGGCCCTTTATAACGCCTACCGGACAAAAATTGATCTGGGCCGGGATTTTATCCTGGTCGGCGTCGATGGTGGCCAGCTCAGTTTGTTGATTTTTGTCAATCAGATCCTGATTTTCTCCCGTTTGCGAAGGATTCATAAGGATCCGCGACAGGTGTTTCAGGAGCTCAACCGGACTTTGGTGACATATCGTCATGAATTGCCCGCTTTTAACCGCCTAGCAGTTTATTTACATTCGGACTGGTTTGATCAGGAGGCTTTGTTGAAAGCGGTGGAATCAGTTTTTGATCAGGACGTCCAGTGCCTCATATCACCAGTGAGCAAACTGATGAACGGCCATCAACTCTCTTTTGACGGTGCCGAAGCCAGTGGAATGGCGGCGGCCCTTGGGGTTGCCGAGCGGATGATAACGGGGGATAAATGA
- a CDS encoding ATPase, T2SS/T4P/T4SS family, translating to MSDNLMGKEMTYQRQPIGRILADMGAIAPAEIDLVLEQQQQTGKRFGTVGVEAGLFTEAELAKALATQFQYDYIDLSDTILNAELIATLPSDIPIKHHLIPLERNDTTLTIAIADPTDVTALDQLELQLGLALELKIAAKGQIERLIERGAGSQRVLREASEDFKLQLIKETDKGDEVLSIDKLTADTSPIIRLIDSTLFDALKKRASDIHIEATVDGVVIKYRVDGVLFQATETIDSRFQSPIISRIKVMSELDISERRIPQDGRFKVRLGDKSIDFRVSIMPTSFGEDAVIRILDKESIAADMHGLSFEALGFSAREMQRMRSRIREPYGMVLVTGPTGSGKTTTLYAALSEINSIEEKIVTIEDPVEYQVKGVVQVPVNEKKGLTFARGLRSILRHDPDKIMVGEIRDPETAQIAVQSALTGHLVFTTVHANNVFDVLGRFLHMGIDAYNFVSCLNCVLAQRLVRNLCRHCKRPVVHPPELLHSYGLTTEQGAAANFHDAPGCKECNGLGYSGRSAIVELLEMNDVMREMIAGKAPVSELKKQAHADGTIFLRQAALEKVLRGETTFREIDRVTFAEG from the coding sequence ATGTCGGATAATCTTATGGGTAAAGAAATGACCTATCAACGCCAACCAATTGGGCGGATCCTGGCCGATATGGGAGCTATTGCTCCGGCAGAAATCGATTTGGTCCTGGAACAGCAACAGCAAACTGGTAAACGTTTCGGTACCGTTGGTGTTGAAGCCGGTCTGTTCACTGAAGCCGAACTGGCCAAGGCATTGGCGACCCAGTTTCAGTACGATTACATCGATCTCAGTGACACCATCCTCAATGCTGAACTGATCGCCACCCTGCCAAGTGATATCCCGATCAAACATCATCTGATTCCCCTTGAGCGTAACGACACTACCCTGACCATCGCTATCGCCGATCCAACCGATGTTACCGCTCTGGATCAGCTGGAACTGCAGCTTGGGCTGGCCCTTGAATTAAAGATTGCGGCCAAAGGGCAGATCGAGCGACTGATCGAACGGGGAGCCGGTTCTCAGCGGGTTCTGCGTGAGGCTTCCGAAGACTTCAAACTGCAACTGATCAAGGAAACCGACAAAGGGGATGAAGTTCTTTCCATCGACAAACTGACCGCCGACACTAGCCCGATTATCCGCCTGATCGACTCCACCCTGTTTGATGCGTTAAAGAAACGGGCCAGCGATATCCATATTGAAGCAACGGTTGATGGTGTGGTGATTAAATACCGGGTTGATGGAGTTCTTTTTCAGGCCACCGAGACCATTGACAGCCGCTTTCAAAGTCCTATTATCTCCAGGATCAAGGTTATGAGTGAGTTGGATATCTCCGAACGGAGAATCCCCCAGGATGGCCGTTTCAAGGTTCGTCTCGGAGACAAATCGATCGATTTCCGGGTGTCGATCATGCCCACCAGCTTTGGTGAAGATGCCGTGATCCGGATCTTGGACAAAGAATCGATCGCCGCCGATATGCACGGACTCAGCTTCGAAGCCCTCGGCTTTTCCGCGCGGGAGATGCAACGGATGCGCAGCCGGATCCGTGAGCCTTACGGTATGGTGCTGGTGACCGGCCCGACCGGAAGTGGCAAGACAACCACTCTGTATGCGGCACTCTCTGAAATCAACTCGATCGAAGAAAAGATTGTCACTATTGAAGATCCGGTTGAATACCAGGTCAAAGGGGTTGTCCAGGTGCCGGTCAATGAGAAAAAGGGGCTGACCTTCGCCCGAGGACTGCGCTCAATTTTACGTCATGACCCCGATAAAATTATGGTCGGTGAAATCCGCGACCCCGAAACCGCTCAGATCGCCGTGCAGTCGGCCCTGACCGGCCATCTGGTGTTTACCACCGTGCATGCCAACAATGTTTTTGATGTGCTGGGACGTTTTCTGCACATGGGAATCGATGCTTATAATTTTGTCTCCTGTCTTAATTGTGTCCTGGCGCAGCGCCTGGTCCGAAATCTGTGCCGGCACTGTAAGCGGCCGGTTGTGCATCCCCCTGAGCTGCTGCACTCCTACGGCTTGACGACTGAGCAGGGTGCTGCGGCCAACTTTCATGATGCTCCCGGCTGCAAGGAATGTAACGGTCTCGGTTATTCCGGGCGCAGCGCTATCGTTGAACTGCTGGAAATGAATGATGTCATGCGTGAAATGATCGCCGGGAAAGCACCCGTGTCAGAATTAAAAAAACAGGCCCACGCCGACGGGACGATCTTTTTAAGACAGGCTGCTTTAGAAAAAGTTCTGCGTGGTGAAACTACTTTTCGCGAAATAGATCGCGTTACCTTTGCGGAAGGGTAG
- a CDS encoding type II secretion system F family protein, with the protein MPSFQCKVGTADGRIVEKSYDSTSRDQLRENLEEQGFHVFQIRRQSLSFLQGSRHQSARVTGQRFLSFNQELLVLLRSGLPILQILDTQTEQMEAGTFRDILNEIREEIKGGSSLSDAFAKFPRFFPALYIASIKAGEKTGDLPETMSRFLEYQKRVEAIRDKVRSASFYPLLLTMAAVIVVVFLMLFVVPRFTQIYADANVELPLMTQVLIGISELIGHYWYLLLIALVVAAPLIKSLLRSSRGRLRVDRFLLRLPFVGGLKTDYALSGFNRTLGTTLASGTPLVPAMQMSRGTLNNLSLEQAMVQAARRVEEGTSLSDALARTGFFPPLALRMVSVGETSGSLTEMLADIADYYEAQVEQRLTKLTTMIEPILMMVMGFMIAFIIIAMYVPIFQLAGTVG; encoded by the coding sequence ATGCCAAGCTTCCAGTGTAAAGTCGGTACCGCCGATGGTCGGATTGTCGAGAAGAGCTACGATTCGACGAGCAGAGACCAGTTGCGAGAGAATCTCGAAGAGCAGGGCTTTCACGTCTTCCAGATCCGGCGGCAATCCTTATCCTTTTTACAAGGGAGTCGGCATCAATCTGCCCGAGTGACTGGCCAGCGGTTTCTTTCTTTCAACCAGGAACTGCTGGTGCTGCTGCGCTCAGGGCTGCCGATTCTGCAGATCCTTGATACCCAGACTGAACAAATGGAAGCAGGCACCTTTCGCGATATCCTCAACGAAATTCGGGAAGAGATCAAAGGTGGCAGCTCCCTGTCCGACGCTTTTGCCAAGTTTCCGCGCTTTTTCCCCGCCCTATATATCGCCTCGATCAAGGCGGGTGAAAAAACCGGGGATCTGCCGGAAACCATGTCACGATTTCTGGAGTATCAGAAGCGGGTTGAAGCGATCCGGGACAAGGTGCGTAGCGCCTCCTTTTATCCTCTGCTGCTAACCATGGCCGCAGTTATTGTGGTGGTTTTTCTGATGCTGTTTGTCGTTCCCCGTTTTACCCAGATTTATGCTGATGCCAATGTTGAATTACCTCTGATGACGCAAGTTTTGATCGGCATTTCCGAACTTATCGGTCACTATTGGTACCTTCTCCTGATAGCTTTGGTTGTTGCGGCACCTCTGATAAAATCATTATTGCGCAGCTCCCGTGGTCGATTGCGGGTTGATCGTTTTCTGCTGCGCCTTCCTTTCGTTGGTGGCTTGAAAACCGATTATGCCCTGTCCGGTTTTAATCGCACCCTGGGAACCACCCTTGCCAGCGGTACACCACTGGTTCCCGCGATGCAGATGTCGCGCGGAACCCTCAATAATTTGAGTCTGGAACAAGCGATGGTCCAGGCCGCTCGGCGGGTTGAAGAAGGGACCTCCCTGTCCGATGCCCTGGCGCGCACCGGATTTTTTCCGCCGCTGGCCTTGCGCATGGTCAGCGTTGGAGAGACTTCTGGGTCTTTAACCGAGATGCTCGCTGATATCGCCGATTACTACGAAGCACAAGTTGAACAGCGACTGACAAAACTGACGACGATGATTGAACCCATTTTGATGATGGTGATGGGTTTTATGATCGCCTTTATTATTATCGCCATGTATGTGCCGATTTTCCAACTGGCCGGGACTGTCGGCTGA
- a CDS encoding zinc ribbon domain-containing protein translates to MICPKCGHENQPGGETCLLCGVIFAKIKSRPADLGLVPVGELAQSLDDNCIGNGSGIGHQDEQYLRSQSQDTLRHLFFPESSETNSLIVWGRGLILLGMIIWGSKLVFVSIASNNAGESLLHLVNLPFHEAGHVVFRPFGQFITTLGGTLGQLLVPLICGGTLLFKTRDPFDAAVCSWWFGENFLDIAPYINDASAGILPLVGDNTGSSAPYGFHDWEYLLTETGMLHHDQILARLAHGFGSFLMISAILWASYVLYLQFKGTGKA, encoded by the coding sequence ATGATCTGCCCGAAATGTGGACATGAAAATCAACCAGGTGGTGAAACCTGCCTTTTGTGCGGGGTGATCTTTGCCAAGATCAAATCACGACCTGCTGACTTGGGACTGGTTCCCGTAGGAGAGCTGGCCCAGTCGCTGGATGATAATTGCATCGGTAATGGTTCTGGCATTGGACATCAAGATGAACAGTACCTGCGGAGCCAGTCCCAGGATACATTGCGACATCTGTTTTTTCCTGAGAGCAGCGAAACTAATAGCCTTATCGTCTGGGGTCGAGGGCTGATCCTGCTGGGGATGATCATCTGGGGCAGCAAGCTGGTGTTTGTCAGTATTGCCAGTAACAATGCTGGAGAAAGCCTGCTGCATCTGGTGAACCTGCCATTTCATGAAGCGGGGCATGTGGTCTTTCGCCCTTTTGGGCAGTTTATTACGACTCTGGGTGGTACCTTGGGGCAACTCCTGGTTCCGTTGATCTGCGGAGGAACGTTGCTGTTTAAAACCCGCGATCCTTTTGATGCCGCAGTTTGTAGTTGGTGGTTCGGGGAGAACTTTCTCGACATCGCCCCCTATATTAATGATGCAAGCGCTGGGATCTTGCCACTCGTCGGTGACAATACCGGCAGTTCGGCCCCTTACGGGTTTCACGATTGGGAATACCTGCTGACTGAAACCGGCATGCTACACCACGACCAGATATTGGCCCGATTGGCTCACGGCTTCGGTTCGTTCCTGATGATTTCCGCCATACTTTGGGCGAGCTATGTGTTGTATCTTCAGTTTAAGGGGACTGGAAAAGCTTAG
- a CDS encoding RHS repeat-associated core domain-containing protein produces MPVPLVTTYHYNAKNRLSQVDLPDGRTDTYSYDPFGRRISKTIGTTTTYYLYADEGLIGEYSNTGSWQKSYGWQPDSLWGTNPLYMRDNTGLYFYHNDHLGTPQRLTNATTGEIAWSANYAAFGKANIDPLSTVENNLRFPGQYYDAETDLHYNWNRTYDPGTGRYTQVDPVGFAGGINLYAYVGGDPINAIDFMGLTRKCPLKRKVFRLRQTIGGLIQGTRLVIIVVLMVI; encoded by the coding sequence GTGCCTGTCCCCCTCGTCACCACCTACCACTACAACGCCAAAAATCGCCTCAGTCAAGTCGACCTGCCGGATGGCCGCACCGACACCTACAGTTATGATCCCTTCGGCAGAAGAATCAGCAAGACAATAGGGACGACAACCACTTACTATCTTTATGCCGACGAAGGGTTGATTGGCGAATACAGCAATACCGGCAGTTGGCAGAAAAGTTACGGTTGGCAACCCGACAGTCTATGGGGGACGAATCCCCTCTATATGCGCGACAACACAGGACTCTACTTCTATCACAATGATCATCTGGGGACGCCGCAGCGGTTAACCAATGCTACGACCGGAGAGATCGCCTGGAGTGCAAACTACGCCGCCTTCGGAAAAGCCAACATAGATCCGCTGTCCACTGTGGAGAACAACCTGCGGTTTCCGGGGCAGTATTATGATGCGGAAACCGATCTCCACTACAACTGGAATCGGACTTATGATCCGGGGACAGGACGGTATACTCAGGTTGATCCTGTTGGGTTTGCTGGTGGGATAAATTTGTATGCGTACGTTGGTGGGGATCCAATTAATGCAATTGATTTCATGGGGTTAACTCGAAAATGCCCTTTAAAAAGGAAGGTGTTCAGGCTGAGGCAAACCATTGGAGGCCTTATCCAGGGAACCCGGCTCGTTATCATTGTGGTTTTGATGGTTATTTAG